The following coding sequences lie in one Alloacidobacterium dinghuense genomic window:
- a CDS encoding helix-turn-helix domain-containing protein yields the protein MLNIAISDIVIADCDMKLGEKIRYLREVEGNLRGLNRAMTQQELMKAIRAELGTSMSQSYLSQIESGARPHLTNTTRQLLAKFFKVHPGYLVDDPDGYHPELLSDARTLEDKLDLWLVSGAERFRRDPALRQSLLALARHKNTRQCLLLLEAVMETPGLVERLLEVLRPERVVTPRAKERAAKKLPGKESQK from the coding sequence TTGCTTAATATCGCAATCAGCGATATTGTTATTGCGGATTGCGATATGAAGCTCGGCGAGAAAATCCGTTACCTGCGCGAGGTGGAAGGCAATCTTCGTGGTCTGAATCGGGCCATGACGCAGCAGGAACTGATGAAGGCGATTCGTGCAGAACTTGGGACTTCGATGAGCCAGTCGTACCTGTCGCAGATCGAGAGCGGCGCGCGTCCGCACCTGACGAACACAACGCGGCAACTGCTGGCAAAGTTCTTCAAGGTGCATCCGGGCTACCTGGTGGACGATCCGGATGGCTACCACCCCGAGTTGCTGAGCGACGCGCGCACGCTCGAAGACAAGCTGGATTTGTGGCTGGTGAGCGGCGCCGAGCGATTCCGTCGCGATCCTGCGCTGCGCCAGTCGTTGCTGGCGCTGGCGCGGCATAAGAACACACGGCAGTGCCTCCTGCTGCTGGAAGCCGTTATGGAAACCCCGGGCCTGGTGGAACGGCTGCTGGAGGTGCTGCGACCGGAGCGCGTGGTGACGCCCCGCGCCAAGGAACGGGCGGCGAAAAAGCTGCCCGGAAAGGAGAGTCAGAAATGA
- a CDS encoding BON domain-containing protein — protein sequence MNRSKRYKFLTGSVAILAGALVVSGCNNKPTHPDEKSAVTNALGSNSLSSVSVSQDQDKGVMTLTGDVASADQKSQAEALVKQAAPDYTVANEIGVRPSGAESQAKAVDSNLDSAIEDNFKASLKANKHLDDQSIDYSAKNGTLLLKGSVKTAAQKTEAGKLAKEVPNVQQVVNEIEVKPGKHSTTQS from the coding sequence ATGAACAGGAGCAAGAGGTACAAATTCCTAACCGGCTCGGTTGCGATTCTGGCGGGTGCCTTGGTAGTTTCCGGTTGCAACAACAAACCCACGCATCCGGATGAGAAGTCGGCCGTGACGAATGCGCTCGGTTCCAACAGTCTCAGCAGCGTTAGCGTTTCACAAGATCAGGACAAAGGCGTAATGACGCTCACCGGCGACGTTGCGTCCGCGGATCAGAAGTCGCAGGCTGAGGCTCTCGTAAAACAAGCCGCTCCGGACTACACAGTCGCCAACGAGATTGGTGTACGGCCCAGCGGTGCAGAGAGCCAGGCGAAGGCAGTCGACTCCAATCTGGATAGCGCAATCGAAGACAACTTCAAGGCGTCGTTAAAAGCCAACAAACATCTTGACGACCAGAGCATCGACTATTCCGCAAAGAACGGAACCCTCCTTCTGAAAGGCAGCGTAAAGACGGCTGCTCAGAAGACTGAAGCAGGCAAGCTGGCAAAGGAAGTCCCCAATGTCCAGCAGGTAGTCAATGAAATTGAGGTTAAGCCGGGCAAACACTCGACTACACAGTCGTAA
- a CDS encoding formate/nitrite transporter family protein has product MPLPKIKLHVASDDASASVQRDLDRPTASEIYQQVAKNAKRELSRTNLALAVSGIVGGLTMGLTGLSVALVRAQLGAGSVAQFIATCFYPMGFMAVILGRGQLFTENTLYPVALMLTERRHFWSTMRLWSVVFSANVIGALLFAMLAVRTGALRSEYADALAQLGVEAARYPASHIFWSGVVGGWIIAMVAWLVSGSHSITGSVMLIWTLTFVVGLGHFAHCIAASGEILAAVLHGQLNASRYFLWLGPAVLGNITGGVLLVTLLEYGQVNLE; this is encoded by the coding sequence ATGCCGTTGCCCAAGATCAAACTGCACGTGGCATCCGATGACGCCTCCGCCTCCGTGCAACGTGATCTGGATCGCCCCACCGCGTCCGAAATCTATCAGCAGGTCGCCAAGAACGCGAAACGCGAACTCTCGCGGACCAATCTCGCCCTGGCAGTTTCAGGAATCGTCGGAGGGCTCACAATGGGGCTAACGGGTCTCAGCGTCGCTCTCGTAAGGGCGCAGCTTGGCGCCGGCTCCGTCGCTCAATTCATAGCCACCTGCTTCTATCCGATGGGATTTATGGCCGTCATCTTAGGACGTGGTCAGCTCTTCACGGAAAACACATTGTATCCGGTCGCGCTCATGCTCACCGAGCGCCGCCACTTCTGGAGCACCATGCGGTTGTGGAGCGTTGTATTTTCCGCGAACGTAATTGGCGCGCTGCTATTTGCCATGTTGGCTGTGCGAACGGGCGCATTGCGAAGTGAATACGCTGACGCTCTGGCGCAACTTGGCGTCGAAGCCGCGCGTTATCCGGCAAGCCACATTTTCTGGAGCGGCGTTGTCGGTGGATGGATCATCGCCATGGTTGCGTGGCTTGTTAGCGGCAGCCACTCCATTACAGGTTCGGTCATGCTCATCTGGACCCTTACTTTTGTCGTGGGTCTCGGACATTTCGCACACTGCATCGCCGCCAGCGGCGAGATTCTTGCAGCAGTGCTGCATGGGCAGCTAAACGCGTCGCGCTACTTCCTCTGGCTTGGCCCAGCCGTGCTCGGCAACATCACAGGAGGCGTGCTGCTCGTGACTCTGCTTGAGTACGGCCAGGTCAACCTGGAGTAA
- a CDS encoding flotillin family protein, protein MTNTVIIIVGLSLLAIIVLTGLLAKMFRKAGPNEALIVYGFRGPRVIKGHGTVIFPMVENCRELSLELMSFDVAPQQDLYTKQGVAVTVEAVAQIKVRSDQESILTAAEQFLTKTPPQREGLIRLVMEGHLRGIIGQLTVEQIVKEPEMVGDRMRSTCADDISKMGLEVVSFTIKEVRDKNEYITNMGRPDIVRIRRDADVAAAEAERDTAIRRANALREAAIAKAAADQERVIAETASLAKQAEAQRNLDIQKAQFSEQSRKQQAQADKAYELQTNVMQQQVIAEQVKVEQVEKEQQIKVQEAEILRHEKELIATVLKQAEIERQRVENLASAEKSRLTIEAEGRASAIRAQGEAEAAVIFQKGEAEAKAMNVKAEAYQDWNQAAVVDRLISNMADVVRAMSEPLAKVDKITIVSTGNEPAAGVNKLTGDITKIAAQVPALFEALSGMDMHELMSNVKSMRTRPNGSATVDGK, encoded by the coding sequence ATGACAAACACAGTCATCATCATTGTTGGGTTGAGTTTATTGGCGATCATCGTTTTGACGGGCCTGCTGGCGAAGATGTTTCGCAAGGCCGGTCCGAACGAGGCGCTCATTGTCTACGGATTTCGCGGACCGCGCGTGATCAAGGGTCACGGAACGGTTATCTTTCCGATGGTCGAGAACTGCCGCGAGCTTTCATTGGAACTGATGTCGTTCGATGTGGCTCCGCAACAGGATCTCTATACCAAGCAAGGCGTGGCGGTCACGGTCGAAGCTGTTGCGCAGATTAAGGTGCGATCCGATCAGGAATCGATTCTTACCGCCGCGGAGCAGTTTTTGACCAAGACGCCACCGCAGCGCGAGGGCTTGATTCGCCTGGTGATGGAAGGCCACCTGCGCGGAATCATCGGCCAGCTTACGGTCGAGCAGATCGTAAAAGAGCCGGAGATGGTGGGAGACCGCATGCGCTCGACCTGCGCCGACGACATAAGCAAGATGGGCCTCGAAGTTGTGTCGTTCACGATCAAGGAAGTTCGCGACAAGAACGAATACATCACCAACATGGGACGTCCTGACATTGTCCGTATTCGCCGCGACGCTGATGTGGCCGCGGCGGAAGCAGAACGCGACACGGCGATTCGGAGAGCGAATGCCCTGCGTGAAGCGGCGATTGCCAAAGCTGCTGCCGACCAGGAGCGCGTGATTGCAGAAACTGCATCGCTCGCCAAGCAGGCAGAGGCTCAACGCAATCTCGACATCCAGAAAGCGCAGTTTTCTGAGCAAAGCCGCAAGCAGCAGGCGCAGGCGGACAAGGCCTATGAGTTGCAGACCAATGTCATGCAGCAGCAAGTCATCGCCGAGCAGGTGAAGGTTGAGCAGGTGGAGAAAGAGCAGCAGATCAAGGTGCAGGAAGCTGAGATTTTGCGCCATGAGAAGGAGCTGATCGCGACCGTGTTGAAGCAGGCGGAGATTGAACGCCAGCGAGTTGAGAATCTTGCCTCTGCTGAGAAATCTCGCCTGACGATCGAGGCTGAGGGCAGGGCTTCTGCGATTCGCGCACAAGGCGAAGCTGAGGCTGCGGTCATCTTCCAGAAGGGTGAGGCTGAGGCCAAGGCAATGAACGTGAAGGCCGAGGCTTACCAGGACTGGAACCAGGCTGCGGTGGTCGACCGGCTGATCAGCAATATGGCTGACGTGGTGCGGGCGATGTCTGAGCCTCTGGCGAAGGTAGACAAGATCACGATCGTATCTACCGGAAATGAGCCTGCGGCGGGGGTGAACAAACTTACGGGCGACATTACGAAGATTGCCGCCCAGGTGCCGGCGCTGTTTGAGGCCCTTTCGGGCATGGACATGCATGAACTGATGAGCAACGTGAAGAGCATGCGTACGCGCCCGAACGGGTCGGCGACAGTCGATGGCAAGTAA
- a CDS encoding PspA/IM30 family protein, which translates to MALLERVSALLRANVNDLIDKAEDPEKMLKQLVLDMENQLLQVKTQVAIAIADQHLLEKKKKEHDESAEEWHKKAELAVSKSKDDLARAALERALSHEQMAHGFAQQIEDQSTEADSLRTALRKLEQKLTETRSRCEMLIAQHRRARVVNRANQVRQKIVEGQNGRGNATGIDRMRLRVAGAESENAANNELLGGDTLEDRLAALEREEQIEGLLRELKERQGKTA; encoded by the coding sequence ATGGCACTCCTGGAACGCGTTTCAGCTTTGCTGCGCGCGAATGTAAATGACCTGATCGATAAAGCGGAAGATCCGGAGAAGATGTTGAAGCAACTCGTGCTCGATATGGAGAACCAGCTGCTTCAGGTGAAGACTCAGGTGGCAATTGCTATTGCCGACCAACATCTGCTGGAAAAGAAGAAGAAAGAGCATGACGAATCTGCCGAGGAGTGGCACAAGAAAGCCGAACTGGCGGTGAGCAAGAGCAAGGACGACCTTGCCCGCGCGGCTCTTGAACGCGCCTTGAGTCATGAACAGATGGCTCACGGCTTCGCTCAACAGATTGAAGATCAATCGACCGAAGCCGATTCTCTGCGCACTGCGTTGCGAAAGCTGGAGCAGAAGCTGACGGAGACGCGCAGCCGATGCGAAATGCTGATTGCGCAGCATCGGCGTGCTCGTGTCGTCAACAGGGCAAATCAGGTGCGGCAGAAGATAGTCGAAGGGCAAAATGGCCGTGGCAATGCCACCGGGATCGACCGCATGCGACTTCGTGTAGCGGGTGCGGAATCAGAGAATGCGGCCAACAATGAACTGCTTGGCGGCGACACGCTCGAAGACCGCCTGGCTGCGCTGGAACGTGAGGAGCAGATTGAAGGTCTGCTGCGTGAACTGAAAGAACGCCAGGGAAAGACGGCGTAA
- a CDS encoding NfeD family protein has product MTWEGFYLFCFALGLCLSAIAFVGGFSHFHIGHMHLNHLGKAGHVHAGTGHGVNQNAVSPINGFTLVIFLCWFGGAGYLLERYGGFVVPMVLLLSTVAGIAGASVLFWFMAHVLAPHEHALTAEETATIGMVGRVSGAIRDHGTGEILFSQNGARRFAAARSENGLPIPRDTEVVVMRYEQGIAWVRRWDEVAGDFR; this is encoded by the coding sequence ATGACGTGGGAAGGTTTCTACCTGTTTTGCTTTGCCCTGGGCCTTTGTCTCAGCGCGATTGCATTCGTAGGCGGCTTCTCGCATTTTCACATCGGCCACATGCATCTGAACCATCTCGGCAAGGCAGGGCATGTGCATGCAGGAACCGGTCATGGCGTGAATCAAAACGCTGTCAGTCCGATCAACGGATTCACGCTGGTGATCTTCCTCTGCTGGTTTGGCGGAGCCGGCTATCTGCTGGAGCGGTACGGCGGGTTTGTTGTCCCGATGGTACTGCTGCTGTCTACGGTTGCTGGAATTGCGGGTGCGTCGGTGCTGTTCTGGTTCATGGCGCATGTGTTGGCGCCGCATGAGCACGCGCTAACGGCAGAGGAGACGGCGACGATCGGCATGGTGGGCCGCGTGAGCGGGGCGATCCGCGATCACGGCACCGGCGAGATTCTGTTCTCGCAGAATGGAGCGCGGCGGTTTGCCGCTGCGCGCAGCGAAAACGGATTACCAATCCCCCGCGATACGGAAGTAGTGGTGATGCGCTATGAGCAGGGCATCGCCTGGGTGCGCCGCTGGGATGAAGTTGCAGGCGATTTCAGGTAA